One genomic window of Arachis hypogaea cultivar Tifrunner chromosome 8, arahy.Tifrunner.gnm2.J5K5, whole genome shotgun sequence includes the following:
- the LOC112707952 gene encoding psbP domain-containing protein 2, chloroplastic: protein MALKTCFTLLHHSQHSSSRTFFSFPSFNSASCILHNEPHNNHILHFPTFFTKRKLNLALLLTTFLSSNLSNTSGALLMAQELDLELQRYTDSKEGFTLLIPSSWTKVDKAGATALFQDASMGSNNIGVVVNPVRLENLGDFGSPEFVADKLLQAERRKESTKEAKLIAASERSGNGDLQIYEFEYTIDSTRGGKKRIFSAAFVTSKKLYLLNIVHSDKPESPLEPYKRMILEQVLHSFNAAA, encoded by the exons ATGGCTTTGAAAACTTGCTTCACTCTTCTCCACCATTCACAACACTCTTCTTCCAGAACCTTCTTCTCATTCCCCTCTTTCAATTCTGCTTCCTGCATTCTTCACAATGAACCTCACAACAACCACATCCTGCATTTCCCAACATTTTTTACTAAGAGGAAGCTCAatcttgctcttcttctcacaACTTTTCTTTCGAGCAATTTATCAAACACTAGTGGTGCATTGTTGATGGCTCAAGAGTTGGACTTGGAGCTTCAGAGATACACTGATTCCAAGGAAGGTTTCACTCTTCTTATACCCTCTTCTTGGACTAAG GTTGATAAAGCTGGGGCAACTGCTTTGTTTCAAGATGCAAGTATGGGGAGCAACAACATTGGGGTTGTTGTGAACCCAGTTCGTCTTGAAAATCTTGGAGACTTCGGGAGCCCCGAGTTTGTTGCTGATAAGCTTTTACAAGCAGAAAGGCGTAAG GAAAGTACAAAGGAAGCTAAATTAATTGCAGCTTCAGAAAGATCAGGAAATGGAGATTTGCAAATTTATGAATTTGAATACACCATTGATAGTACTCGTGGAGGAAAGAAGAGGATATTTTCTGCAGCATTTGTGACCTCAAAGAAACTCTATCTTCTTAACATTGTTCATTCTGATAAACCAGAGAGTCCTCTTGAACCATATAAAAGAATGATTTTAGAGCAAGTTCTCCATTCCTTTAATGCAGCAGCTTAA
- the LOC112707951 gene encoding uncharacterized protein → MQGNIVENGSVKEDEHGTVKSSKVKVDPGKPAGLTWQRKLNTAGNTPLEFNVSFKEIIRLAPIGFRLWRHVREEAARGREGMMDPFAKRHVTSCHGVPLGGIGSGSIGRSYRGEFQRWQLFPVKCEDKPVLANQFSVFVSRPSGEKYSSVLCAGKPDILKENPVSGIQSWDWNLSGDKSTYHALYPRAWTIYEEPDPALRIVCRQISPIIPHNYKESSFPVSVFTFVLNNFGKTTADVTLLFTWTNSVGGLSEFTGDHFNSKMVNDRVHGVLLHHKTTNERSPVTFAIAAEETEDVHISECPVFVISGAHKGISAKDMWNEIKQHGSFDRLNFAETAMPSEPGSSIGAAVAATLTIPSDAQRTVTFSLAWDCPEVKFPAGRVYNRRYTKFYGTNGDAAAKIAHDAIMGHRQWEAQIEDWQRPILEDKRLPEWYPTTLLNELYYLNSGFTIWTDGLGPVHSSVSLGERKFSLDGFIYDLESPNLSPQSDTAIDILERFSSIHTPTASKSAYGVNLLQEGEENIGQFLYLEGIEYPMWNTFDVHFYSSFALVMLFPKLELSVQRDFAAAVMMHDPEKRQTLVDGRMVRRKVLGAVPHDIGVNDPWFEINGYNLHNTDRWKDLNPKFVLQCYRDVVATGDKKFARAVWPAVYIAIAYMDQFDKDGDGMIENEGFPDQTYDTWSVSGVSAYSGGLWVAALQAASALAHEVGDKGSEEYFWLKFQKAKSVYEKLWNGSYFNYDSSGGSNSSSIQADQLAGQWYARACGLLPIVEEKKAKSSLQMVYDYNVMKFKGGSRGAINGMLPNGEVDMSSMQSQEIWSGVTYAVAATMIQEDMIDMAFQTANGVYEAAWSKDGLGYAFQTPEAWDINDRYRSMCYMRPLAIWAMQWALSRPNKHTWREIKVDVKDGDLSLSRYHAGFCKVARLLKTKDEKAPRSIWQLIYDSTCKRML, encoded by the exons ATGCAAG GGAATATCGTAGAAAATGGTTCTGTCAAAGAAGATGAACATGGAACGGTCAAATCTTCGAAAGTCAAG GTTGACCCAGGGAAACCTGCAGGACTTACCTGGCAGCGCAAATTGAATACTGCAGGAAATACTCCGCTAGAATTCAACGTATCTTTCAAAGAGATTATCCGTCTG GCTCCAATAGGTTTTCGGCTATGGCGCCATGTCCGGGAAGAAGCAGCCAGAGGAAGG GAAGGGATGATGGACCCTTTTGCTAAGCGTCATGTGACATCTTGTCATGGTGTTCCTTTAGGTGGCATTGG TTCAGGAAGCATTGGAAGAAGTTACAGGGGTGAATTTCAACGTTGGCAACTATTCCCTGTAAAATGTGAAGATAAACCAGTTTTAGCAAATCAATTTTCA GTATTTGTTTCACGTCCAAGTGGTGAAAAATATTCAAGTGTACTATGTGCAGGGAAGCCAGATATATTAAA AGAAAACCCAGTGTCAGGAATTCAATCATGGGATTGGAATCTGAGTGGTGACAAATCCACATATCATGCATTGTACCCAAGGGCTTGGACAATATATGAAG AACCTGACCCAGCACTGAGAATAGTTTGTCGTCAGATCTCACCTATTATACCCCATAATTACAAGGAGAGTAGCTTTCCTGTATCAGTTTTCACTTTTGTG TTAAATAATTTTGGAAAAACAACAGCAGATGTCACCTTGCTTTTCACATGGACT AATTCTGTTGGAGGACTTTCTGAGTTTACAGGCGATCATTTTAATTCAAAGAT GGTGAACGACAGAGTGCATGGTGTTCTTCTACATCACAA GACTACGAATGAGCGGTCTCCTGTCACATTTGCAATTGCAGCAGAGGAGACTGAAGATGTGCATATATCAGAATGTCCTGTCTTTGTTATATCTGGTGCTCACAAGGGTATCTCGGCTAAGGATATGTGGAATGAAATTAAACAG CATGGGTCTTTTGACCGCCTGAATTTCGCTGAAACTGCCATGCCTTCAGAACCAGGATCATCGATTGGAGCAGCTGTTGCAGCAACTCTTACTATTCCTTCAGATGCTCAACGTACTGTCACATTTTCACTAGCATGGGACTGCCCTGAAGTCAAGTTTCCGGCAGGAAGGGTTTACAACAG GCGTTACACTAAATTCTATGGTACTAATGGGGATGCAGCTGCAAAGATTGCGCACGATGCTATTATGG GGCACCGGCAATGGGAGGCTCAGATTGAAGACTGGCAAAGACCAATCCTTGAAGACAAGAGACTTCCTGAGTG GTACCCTACAACCCTTTTGAATGAGCTTTACTATCTGAATTCTGGGTTCACAATTTGGACAG ATGGTTTAGGTCCGGTGCATAGTTCAGTTAGCTTAGGGGAAAGAAAATTTTCGCTGGATGGGTTCATATATGATTTAGAGAGTCCAAATTTATCGCCCCAGAGTGATACTGCTATTGACATTCTTGAAAGATTTAGCTCTATACACACtccaactgcatcaaagtcagcATATGGAGTAAATTTGCTTCAAGAAGGGGAAGAAAACATTGGTCAATTTCTTTATCTTGAAGGCATCGAGTATCCAATGTGGAATACCTTTGATGTTCATTTTTACTCATCTTTTGCACTGGTCATGCTTTTTCCAAAACTTGAACTGAGTGTCCAAAGAGACTTTGCTGCAGCAGTAATGATGCATGATCCTGAAAAAAGGCAAACTCTAGTTGATGGCCGAATGGTTCGTAGAAAGGTTCTTGGTGCTGTTCCTCATGATATTGGAGTCAATGATCCATGGTTTGAAATAAATGGCTATAATCTTCATAACACAGATAGGTGGAAAGACTTGAATCCAAAATTTGTTCTCCAGTGTTATAGGGATGTAGTTGCCACCGGAGACAAGAAGTTTGCAAGAGCTGTTTGGCCAGCTGTTTACATTGCAATTGCTTATATGGACCAATTCGACAAGGATGGCGATGGAATGATTGAGAATGAAGGCTTCCCTGATCAAACTTATGACACATGGTCTGTATCTGGTGTGAGTGCATATAGTGGTGGACTTTGGGTTGCGGCACTTCAGGCAGCTTCAGCCTTGGCACATGAAGTTGGTGACAAGGGCTCTGAGGAGTATTTTTGGCTCAAGTTCCAGAAAGCCAAAAGTGTATATGAGAAATTATGGAATGGTTCATACTTCAACTATGATAGCAGTGGTGGGAGTAATAGTTCATCCATTCAAGCTGATCAATTAGCTGGACAatg GTATGCAAGAGCATGTGGTCTTTTGCCAATTGTTGAAGAAAAAAAAGCTAAAAGTTCGCTTCAAATGGTTTATGATTACAATGTTATGAAATTTAAGGGTGGAAGCCGTGGCGCTATAAATGGGATGTTACCTAACGGAGAAGTTGACATGTCATCGATGCAGTCGCAAGAAATATGGTCAGGGGTTACATATGCCGTAGCTGCAACAATGATCCAGGAAGACATGATTGACATGGCATTCCAAACTGCAAATGGAGTATATGAAGCTGCATGGTCCAAGGATGGACTTGG TTATGCTTTCCAAACTCCTGAAGCATGGGACATTAACGATAGATACAGATCTATGTGTTACATGCGCCCTTTAGCCATATGGGCAATGCAGTGGGCATTATCAAGACCAAATAAACACACGTGGCGTGAGATTAAGGTTGATGTGAAGGATGGTGATTTGTCTTTGTCAAGATACCATGCTGGTTTTTGCAAAGTTGCACGTCTTCTGAAGACGAAGGATGAAAAAGCACCAAGAAGTATATGGCAGCTTATATATGATTCTACTTGCAAGAGGATGTTGTAG
- the LOC112707950 gene encoding elongation factor 1-gamma, translating into MALILHAGKTNKNAYKALIAAEYVGVQVELAPNFEMGVSNKTPEFLKMNPIGKVPVLETPKGPVFESNAIARYVARLKGDNSLYGSSPIDYGHIEQWIDFSSMEIDANISRWFYPRLGFLPYLPPVEEAAISGLKRALGALNTHLTSNTYLVGHSVTLADIITTCNLYLGFSHILVKSFTSEFPHVERYFWTMVNQPNFRKILGEVKQTEAVPPVPSAKKPSQPKESKPKAKNEPKKEAKKEPEKPKVEEEEEEEAPKPKAKNPLDLLPSSKMILDEWKRLYSNTKTNFREVAIKGFWDMYDPEGYSLWFCDYKYQEENTVTFVTMNKVGGFLQRMDLARKYAFGKMLVIGSQPPFKVKGLWLFRGPEIPKFVLDECYDMELYEWTKVDISDENQKERVNQMIEDAEPFEGEPLLDAKCFK; encoded by the exons ATGGCGTTG ATTCTGCATGCaggtaaaacaaacaaaaatgctTACAAGGCACTCATTGCAGCTGAGTATGTTGGTGTGCAAGTTGAGTTGGCCCCCAATTTTGAGATGGGTGTCTCTAACAAAACTCCAGAGTTTCTCAAGATGAATCCGATTGGCAAG GTTCCGGTGTTAGAGACACCAAAGGGCCCTGTATTTGAGAGCAATGCAATTGCTCGTTATG TTGCTCGTTTAAAGGGGGACAACAGTTTATATGGTTCCTCGCCTATTGATTAT GGCCACATCGAGCAATGGATTGATTTTTCATCAATGGAGATTGATGCTAATATTAGTAGGTGGTTCTACCCGAGATTGGGATTTCTTCCTTACCTTCCTCCA GTTGAGGAGGCCGCAATTTCTGGACTGAAGAGAGCTTTGGGTGCTTTGAACACTCACCTTACTTCCAATACTTACCTAGTTGGGCATTCAGTGACCCTAGCTGACATCATAACAACATGCAATTTGTATTTGGGTTTCAGTCATATCTTGGTTAAGAGTTTCACTTCAGAGTTTCCTCATGTTGAGAGATACTTTTGGACCATGGTTAATCAGCCAAACTTTCGAAAGATACTAGGTGAAGTCAAGCAGACTGAAGCTGTTCCACCTGTTCCATCTGCAAAGAAGCCTTCCCAGCCAAAAGAATCTAAGCCCAAGGCGAAGAACGAGCcaaagaaagaagcaaagaaagAGCCAGAGAAACCCAAagtagaggaggaggaggaggaagaggctcCCAAGCCCAAAGCCAAGAATCCCCTTGATCTTCTTCCTTCAAGTAAGATGATACTAGATGAGTGGAAAAGGCTGTACTCCAACACCAAAACCAATTTCCGCGAGGTTGCAATAAAAG GATTTTGGGACATGTATGATCCAGAGGGATACTCTTTGTGGTTCTGTGATTACAAATACCAAGAGGAGAACACTGTTACCTTTGTGACAATGAACAAGGTTGGTGGTTTTCTTCAGCGGATGGATTTAGCTCGAAAGTATGCATTTGGAAAAATGCTTGTAATTGGATCACAACCACCCTTCAAGGTGAAGGGGTTGTGGCTTTTCCGTGGGCCGGAAATTCCGAAGTTTGTGCTTGATGAATGCTATGATATGGAGCTTTATGAATGGACTAAGGTTGACATATCTGATGAAAATCAGAAGGAGCGGGTCAATCAGATGATTGAAGATGCCGAACCGTTCGAGGGAGAGCCTCTTTTGGATGCTAagtgctttaagtga